The Rutidosis leptorrhynchoides isolate AG116_Rl617_1_P2 unplaced genomic scaffold, CSIRO_AGI_Rlap_v1 contig348, whole genome shotgun sequence genome includes a region encoding these proteins:
- the LOC139883075 gene encoding protein neprosin-like, translating into MPVLTLWTGNNVDRFFASTGNNNANISFHKKMIIGGCNLILFLIIILSSILSNVFVDGRRSADFNIEHLAKRKRTVKTIKGENGDIIHCVDIYQQPALSHPLLQNHSLQMKPSLDPTKTLSTENSDLDVEFSMEDLLQDFRCPETTIPIIRSQTMDNSPIPVTKQKLELEFQQPPIHEYATVSISNSNYIGAQGILNIWNPKIFDSEFSISQLWFIATGGDRVTNTMEVGWMAKEDNKTRLFIYWTRDNYQNTGCFNLACPGFVQTNRKLALGSAFRPVSTFRGKQYELQVKIYKDNVTGNWWLMLQNQVFGYWPKDIFTSLRESANLITWGGEVMNYRKHGRHTSTQMGSGHFPSEGNKKASYIRNIGYLDQSRQWKDATNVVTHVSRSSCYNLHIIDKFDGYRTHFYYGGPGYSGRCY; encoded by the exons ATGCCGGTTTTGACTCTTTGGACCGGCAACAACGTTGACCGTTTTTTTGCTTCCACCGGCAACAACAATGCCA ATATTTCTTTCCATAAGAAGATGATAATTGGGGGTTGCAATTTGATTCTCTTCTTAATCATAATTCTGAGTTCAATTCTTAGCAATGTATTCGTTGATGGAAGAAGATCTGCTGATTTCAACATCGAACACTTAGCTAAGCGAAAAAGAACTGTCAAAACAATAAAG GGTGAAAATGGCGACATAATTCATTGCGTGGATATCTACCAACAACCTGCATTAAGTCATCCACTTCTTCAAAATCACTC ACTTCAGATGAAACCAAGTTTGGATCCAACAAAAACGTTGTCAACGGAAAATTCTGATTTGGATGTCGAATTTTCTATGGAAGATTTACTTCAAGATTTCCGGTGTCCGGAAACAACTATCCCAATCATAAGAAGTCAAACAATGGACAATAGTCCGATTCCAGTGACGAAACAAAAGTTGGAACTCGAATTTCAACAACCTCCAATTCACGAG TATGCAACAGTTTCGATATCCAATAGCAACTACATTGGAGCGCAAGGAATTCTAAATATCTGGAACCCTAAGATATTTGACTCGGAATTCAGTATTTCTCAATTGTGGTTCATTGCAACTGGAGGAGACCGAGTTACAAACACTATGGAAGTTGGTTGGATg GCTAAAGAAGACAATAAGACAAGATTATTCATATATTGGACG agagataattatcaAAATACTGGTTGCTTCAATCTTGCCTGTCCCGGTTTTGTACAAACGAATCGAAAGTTAGCCCTCGGCTCTGCTTTCCGACCAGTTTCCACATTTAGAGGAAAGCAATATGAATTACAGGTCAAGATTTATAAG GACAATGTAACAGGAAATTGGTGGCTCATGTTGCAAAATCAGGTGTTTGGATACTGGCCAAAAGACATCTTCACTTCTCTACGGGAGTCTGCGAACTTGATAACTTGGGGCGGGGAGGTTATGAACTACCGGAAGCATGGTCGTCACACGTCGACTCAGATGGGGAGCGGCCATTTTCCTAGCGAAGGAAACAAAAAAGCTAGCTACATCCGAAATATCGGATACCTCGACCAATCTCGTCAATGGAAAGATGCGACCAATGTTGTCACACATGTATCTAGATCGTCGTGTTATAATTTACATATCATAGATAAGTTCGAtggttatagaactcatttttattATGGTGGTCCTGGCTATTCAGGGAGATGCTATTGA